The stretch of DNA CACCCTCtgatttaaatttaactttttatccTGCTCTAAGTGGTAATggtaagaatttaaaaagaaaatactcaagTTTTGAAAGTGTTTAttgtagaaggaaaagaaacattaaatgtttaaaacaaaaccacaatattttatttttacaaagcaaGATGCTTATATACAGCATTTGTTATTAACTATGTAACACCATCTACCTTCAGTTTTCAGCCATTTCCTATagacaaaatttaaaaggaagCCCCTTGAGCTTGTTTCTTACAAAGTAAATACAAATAGGTATACCTGTATTAACTACGAATATTTTAAGGCAGTTTTGTGCCAGCATTCATGAGAGACTGTGTCCACCTCCTGCTGGTGCTTCATACCTTTTCAGTGCTGTACCTGACCAAGACGAGCAGGGGCAGTGCTCAGTCTGATCGCCAGACCCAGTGCCCTGGAGTTTCCTCCTCGCAAGTCCAGCCTGGGTCAGTTCACCTACAGCCgaacaatttttgtgttttaaaaacaatgtatagACTCAATATGTTAATTTCACtggatttaaaaatagaaatacccaTCTCCCACCTGCCTCCTTCACTCCTTTCTCTAACACTCAAAGGCCTCTCCTTTGAGAATCAAAATAATATGGTTCTTTTTAGCAAAGGGGTTTGTGTTTTGCCCTCATGTAGCCTAAGCGTTAAAGAAGATAGATAAAGCgatctcaaaattattttctttcacagaCAAATCATATGGAAAAGACAAGCTACTGCTATGTCAGGGATCTTGGGCAGAGAGACCCCACTCAGTCTACCCCCTTGAGAAGGATGTGGCAGGACCCAGTGGGTTTAAATGGTTCATCCTGTTTACTGTAACATCCTTGGTACATATGATTTTATTGTGCTCCTTGGAGACTTATTCTTTCTTTGGAGATTATAGGCTGTTTCTCAACCGTACCCTTTCTAACACTCTCTTCCTGTCCTCATCTGCCCTCATCCAATCTCCAAGTGTCTCAGTTTCTGCATCCGTGCTCCACGGCAGCCTCCTTTTAAGGCTTAAAGTCTTCCGGGCGGATTTTCATCTCCACCCGTTTCAGGGAGTAGGTAGATCCATGCCAGCCGTACCAGGTGATGCCATCCAGGTGCTTGTTGTGCTCGCCCAGGCGGTAGTACACTCCATTGAGGTTGGAGTCTGTGCAACAGTTGTACCAGTAGCCACCTGGCATGAGAAACAGACCCAGTGCTAGTAAGTTGACTGTGACAGACCAGACATCAGGTAAGGAGTTAGAGCCAGCATTAGGAAGAATACCAAAGCCGGAACATCAACTGTACAGTTATAATTCACTCTTTCTCCTCAAGTGGGATTATGGGCTTGCACCTGAACTTCTCGTTTCCGGTCCCCCCCAAGTCTCACCTTTGCGGAGCTGTGCACACTTGTCCAAGCAGTTGTCATTGTCCTTGTCCTTGGTGCTGAAGGCTGTGTTGTTATGATACTGGAGGGCGTCGTTCCCCACATTGCCAGTGTAGTTCCCCAGGAAGAGGCGATAGCTGTTGAGTTCATTGCCCAGAACAAAGTGGCTATACTCAGCGTAGCGCAGGTTGCCCTCCCAGTCCTGTCAGGAGGAGCAGAGCCTTAAAGAAAGTGCAGCAGGCTCCATTTCATGCTGTCTCTGTACCCCTTCTCTCCTGACAGCCCCGTAGCCAAACATCTTTTTATAGATGTGAATCTAATAAGACTTTATTACTTGTTTACCTCCAGTTTACTGCGTTAACCTGGGAATCAGAAAAGAAGGCTCGAACTTCTTTCCTGATTCACCATAGGGCCTTGATTAGTCTCTCTATATTCCTCACTTTCCTGCCTATAAGGTGTAGCTGTGTTTTTGCTGAATCCCACACAGAGCTGCTGTAAGAGAAACGTGAGGATATAGTGAGTGCTTTAAGACCTTCAGCAAGGGTCCCCAACCAGTATCAGTAAGATTTGTACCTAAAGGACCTCATGCTCAGCCAGAGCAGAGACTAGTGTTCGGCACAGCTGACTGTTGGATTTGCTCTACTCTGGCCTGGGTCTCGCCTCTTCCTGTCCCACCTGCAGCCCCACTTTTTTGGCGGGGTCGGGGGGTTGGGAGGTGCAGAAAGGAAAAATACCTATTTTTCCTCAACTCTATTATAACTTGCAGGAAAACCATCACAATGAATATACAGATTTGTCTTGAATCAGAATAGGAATGGCACCCTCAGAGTCGTACGCAGTCATGTGTGGTGGCACTGGTCCAGTCATGGGGCCCCGGCCTTGTGCTTACCTCCATCTCTACACGCAGCCGGGTTGGCTGTCTGGAGAGCCGGTGGATGTGTTCATTCCCCAGCCAGAAGTCCCCACGGATGCTGCCAAAGCCCTGCTTGTACTGCTTCCAGTCCTGGTAGAAGGAGACAAGGCCACTTTTTCGTCTCTGAATGATGGTCCAGCCTCCACCTGAAGTCTCCATGTCACAGAACACCTGGAGCAGAGGGGATACTCTGGTGAGGGACTTGCAGGACAGGAGGCAGGAGCAAGAGGGCAGACTTCCCAACCTGTTCCTGTCCCTACAGAGCCAGTAGATGCCTGCACTCCCACAGTCACACTGGTTCACTCGGGCAGTGATGCTGCCCCACTGCTGGTGAGCTGGGGCGGATGGTACACTGCTCTGGAAGAACGATCCAAATTGGGCCCAGGGGTGAGTGCACATGAAGCTTGAAGGGAAAAAtccagatgctttttttttttttgaggcagagtttcactcttgttgcccaggctagagtgcagtggtgcaatctcagctcactgcaacctccacctcctgggttccagtgattctcctgcctcagcctccctagtagctgggaccagaggttcctgtcaccacacccaactaatttttgtatttttagtagagacgggatttcagcatgttggccaggctggtctcaaactcctgacctcaggtgattgatccacccacctcgcctcccaaagtgctgggattacaggtgtgagccaccatgcctggctgaaaatCCAGATACTTTTGATGCTGCCTtcgtgttttcttttctcctccctcaaGGAATAGCTGTTCTAAGACATGGCAAGAGATTTAAACTAAGTTATGTGGTGGTTGTAAGAATTATCTGATCTATGTTAGAAGGCTTGGTGTTTGATAGTGATTTGAAGGGGCCAAACAGATGCCTGGGTTTGGAGTGCAGGGCATAAACTTAACTGTTTGCATAGCTCTCTGGTATTTGGTGTGTTTGCTTGTGTTttgagttttcctttctttctttctttcttttttttttttttctttaattgaaatggagtctcactctgtctcccagactgtagtgcagtggtgtgatctcagctcactgcaacctctgcctcctgagttcaagcgatccccctgcatagctgggattacaggcgtccgccaccatgcctggctaatttttttgtatttttagtagagacggggtttcaccatgttggccaggctggtcttaaactcctgacctgaagtgatccacccgcctcggcctcccatagtgctgggattacaaacgtgagccactttgcccggccaaattttcctttctttaaattgTGAATGGTCCTGTTATTGCAGTCCCCTTGAGGGGGTGAAGGACAGGTATTAGGGTGTGGCCAATGACTGTAATGACCTCACCTCCAGTTCAGGGCTGCCCAGGAAGTCATCAGGAGGAAGCTTATACACTCCAGAGATGCGGTAGTTCTTCTGGTAGAGGGAAGAGCAGTCGTAGATGGCGTCTACAAGAGAACAAACCACAGGGTGAGCATTTAGATCCGGGGCTCCATCTGAGTTGAATGTTTAGAAACTGAGCCTTTATTTCTACCCTGAGATTCGCACTGGTGTTAATTACCCATCAGTGTCTGCATTTGGGAGAGGTGGATATCAGGAGATCCAGAGGGGGTGTATTTTGGCTTCACTGGTGGTGGAGCAGAGGGTTAGGGAAGCCCTTCACCTGGATAGCATTAGTGGGGTGTTCCAACAGGTGGTTTCAGGTTAACtctgaaataaattattctgctaTAGCTAGGCCATGAATTCTAGAAATGTTACAGTGTATGAGGGCCACGTAACAGATACTCCTGTCAGATAGATTGAGACTTCTTAGACAGCCGCCTGTATAACAAATCGGTTGTGAGTATCTCATAGAGTCTGGTTTTGTTGATGTTTCCTGGTTGGTTGTTTATGTTGTTGTTCAGAGGTGGTGGCTACTGCCACCTGCGACCATAATTAAGGGAGATagagtttattatatattttcaccTTCCATCCAGCTAGAACCTCAAAACTCTCAGAAGAAGCTTTGAGGCCTTCCCCCCAGGAAGTTTTGTTAAAACAAGGAAATAAGAGCATCAGACAGGCCAGTTTTTTTACTCTAGGGCCGTGGAGCTGCTACTTTATGCAGGATTTAGGCTCTGTATTCTAAATATCAAAGAGCACTGTGGAAGAGACAGCCTTTTCTGATAGGATTCGGAGAGTGCAGCCTTTAATATCCAAGAGAAACTTCCTGCTCGCTCTGTCTCGGGGTGCTTTTCTTGGTGACCACTGCACTGGGACCTTAGAGAAGAGCACCAAGATGGCAGATGGGAGTTGTCCAAGGCGCTTAGGTTATCTTGCAAAGCACCTTGGGAAAGGGAGGCAGAGTACATATGCCTTCCCCATCACTGTTCTTCATTTCCTCTTAGTGGTGAAAGCACCAGCTTACTGCTTCCTCTAAGGGGCTACCTTCTTATAGAATATACGAGTAACTGAGCACTTGGtcatagagaagaaaaataaagaatgatgtcctgggcaagaagagcaagaGGCCTGGTGGGAGAGCTGCACTTGACCCCAAGAACCTCCTTGTGGGATGGCGAGAAAGCCTTCTGTTTGGATGAGCAGGAAGTGGCACAGTCAGATTCCTCTGTCTGGCCTGGTTTTCCACATGTCTGGTTTCATCCCACAGACCAAATCAATACTCACTTGTCTGGAAAATGGCCTGAGAATACCTTTCTAATCCCAAGCTGAGGGCCAGGAAGTCCATGCTTATAAAGTGATTCGTACATGTTGGTTCAGGTAACAATTTTCAAGCTTGGTTTCATgttaaaactttttcttaatttgagCTGAGGGCAACCATTGACTTAGTCAATAGAAGCTGATCATGTCTTTGTTCTTCATATAGTTTATAATGGGACCAATGGTTTTTATATCAGCAAGAAATGACATGTCTATCGGATATGCTCCTTACGACTAATATTTTCCTGATAATTTcagaaaaccaaatttttaaTCTCTAAACCATAAATTCATGTTGACCCACCTGAGCTGAGTTAACCAGAAATAAAAGTTGTTTtgcaaaagaaagattaaatttgtcttatttttggcCTATTAAAAATCTATATTTCAGCATTGCATTTAAAAAGTCCTGTATTAGGAGAAATTCATTTAAGACCATGGAAAAAAGTAGACGTGTCACAATTGAGGAACCTTAAGGAGCCATATCCTTCCTGAACACAAAGGGACTCTTCACATGGCTACGTGTCTCTACACTTAACTCTGAGCCAATGAGAAGAGTTATGTTTACAGAGAGAGGACACAAAATTCCACTAATGCTCATTCCCGGTAGATCTTAGGAATACCAGAGAACTGTTTCTGGCAAAACTTTGCTTCCAGAGGAACAGCTGTTACAGTTTGGTGCTTCCTTGGAATTTCTTGAGATATAGCCTGCAGCTATTGGTGAGGAAGAAGCAGAGCTACACCAATCAGGAAGACTTGAACCCTGCTTCTAAGACTTGCTAGGTGACTTTGGGCAAACCATGTAATGTCTCAGCACTCCAAGATGGTAGGCTGAAACATTGTGTGGATAAGAGACCTGTGAAGGTGTGAGGTAAACTTACACAGCATTAGCAGTCAAAGGAAATACTGCATAAGCCTTTACTAAAGGGAAAGTACACCCCCAAAAGGGGCCCCGGTAGTGGTTCTGATGACCAGGATATGTAGAAGCAGTGCTGTAGGTGGTGAGGCACTCCACGCTCCCGCAGGGGACTCGTCTCCTTACCTGCGGAAGTCTGAGTGACCGTCTGTGCCGCCTGCAGCTGCATGATGTCGATTTGGTTGTTCATCTCGGAGTACTTGCTCTCGGCATCTGTGAGCCGCGACTCCATGCGCTTGCTGTTGCTCTCCAGCTCCATCACCTGCATGACCACGCTGACCCAGTCCCTTTCCTGCTTCTTGTTGAGTTCACTCAGCAGGCTGCTGAGGTTGGCAACTTGGGCCTTGAGCTCCTTCACCTCCTCACAGCAGGTGGCCGCTTTGAGCTGTGCTGGTGTCTTGCGCTTAGAGGGCTTCTGCAGCCATGCTGGGTGGCTGACAAAGGCCACGATGAAAATGCAGAGCCAGGTCACAGCTGAGAGAGGCTTTTTCAGCATCTTTTGTGGGTTTGGGTGAGGAAGGCTCTTCCTTCAGGGGAGCCTGGAGGTCTGCAAAGCTGCAGCAGGCTGACTGAACCTTACGCTTTCACTCTGAGGGCCTCGCCACtttgttgttttctctcttttccttgctCTTTGCTAGCCTTTCTCAAAGCTTGAGTCTGACAGGGGAGCTGAATGGATAGCCTATAGCTTTCCTTCCGAAGCCCGAATGCTCCACAAGTCAGCATCTTAAATATTGTTTGCTGCCTGTACCTCCACCCCCACCATGGCCGCACCGGGCTTTAGCCCCTCCCAGCTCATCTGGGAGGGTCAGGTGCCTGTTGGGTGAAGTCAGCGGCAACTTAGgccagaggaggggaggagggagacggGGCGAGTCTTTCTTTCCTTGCCTGTGCAGTCTCGGGGCTAAGACAAGAGGACTGTGAATTTGTGTGTTTCCAGTTTCGCCTATTAGATTATGCCCCTGCCAGCCACTGGCTCAACTCTATCAGCAAGCAGGGCAGGGTCAGAGGAATTTCCAAATTCTGTTCAAAAGGTTATATAACCATGGTGTGAGCATTAAGGTAGGCAAAAGAGATGCTACTCAACCAGGGAGGCCTGTTAATGTAATCCATGCTGTTTATACGAGGATCTGGTATATTGTGACATTGTGCTGAATATGCTTTTAACTAGGTTGATTATTCCCGTCTCTGATCATCatttagtattttataaaatcCTTACTCAACCTGGATCTAACACTCTCTCACATTTGAAATCTTCCAACTTAGAAAAGTTCTAGAAATAGAAGAATAGAGTAAATATCTTAGGAAGCCAGAAAAGAACTTTGTAGCCACAGGGTTTGGACAGTTGTCTTTTTACATGCTTTCTCCTCCAACAAAGAGAGGGCCAGTATTAGCATCTCACACGTGACATTTTGCAAGGAGGTGTCAGAAGATAGGAAAACTCCGCAGTGCCAATTGTGGTTCTGGGATTGGTCACCCATGCTTCTGTCGGGTGTTAGGCAGGACAGAGAACAGGCCCATCCTTGGCCCGTGGCtcaaacttggaaaatatattaaaatatagagaaaaaaagaatccctATCACCTAATAAATCCATATCTACAGTCTCATTTCCCTCTTTCTATGCTGGTATGGTTTGCAATTTGAAATTATTCCTCCTCCATTTGTGTATGACTTTGTATCTAAAAAACATGAATATTGTAATTTTTCATGTACTATATATGAATGACACTGCTCTTTtgaaaacaaatgtgaaaaacatgGAATTTCAGCAAACATCCTTAAAATAAGCTTTTCACTGAGAATCTATACAAAGGTTCCTCTGTCCTTAAAACAGTAACTCTGTCTTTGGAACATACAATTGCCATTTCCATGTTATGGAGCCACTCAAGCAGTTACTTGTACTGTTGTAGTCAGCGTGGGTCCTTCCCATATAAGCCTGATGCCTGACAGCTCTCCTCCCATGCCATAATCCCCCAGAGCTCTTTTCCAGTCAGGGCTTCTAGCTCCTCAGGAAGTAATTTCTGTTCAGGCAGCTGGAGTtactgaacaatttttttttttctcggaaTCAAAAAGCGGTAGAGGATCAGGTGGATCAGAGTTTGTTTTCTCACATCCCCAGCCTCCTTTGCCTGCTAAAGGGTAAGGATGTTACTGATACCCTTATAGCAACTTGGCATTTTAATCAAAAGATTCTGTTGAGAATTGGCGCTGTATGCCAGTCTCTGCTCTCTTTTTGCAAATGTCTAGCCAGGCTGGGCACCGCAGCCTTAGCTCCATAGCATTCATTTCACTAAGGAGAATCTGGCCCCAAATGTTAGCATCCTACAAGGTCTGCTAAAAAGGGGGATCTTCAAGTGGATCTCTGGCCATCAAATGACACTGAGCCTAAACCACATGCCACAGAAGTGCTTTGCACCATACAGTCATGTATAGCAGGGGTCCCTAATCCCCAGGCTGCAGACCTGTACttgtccatggcctgttaggaacagggccacacagcaggaggtgagaggcAGGTGAGCGAGCATTACCGCCCGCgcgctccacctcctgtcagatcagtggcagcattagatccttacaggagtgtgaaccctgttgtgaactgcgcaactgagggatctaggttgcacgctccttgTGAGAATCTTCAGTACTGCCTGaagatctgaggtggaacagtttcaccctgaaaccatcccccattccccacccccgccctggtccatggaaaaactgtgttccacgaaaccagtccctggtgccaaaaagattgaaGACCACTGATGTATAGCATCCCGTGTGACCCTGCTGCCTTGGAACTCCCATATAACAGTGCAGCAGAGAAAGCACAAAAGCACAGTGGAACTTTGTGGAGTTCCATCCTGCTTCTGTTTATTCTTCCCAGTAGCTCACCCAAACAGGAAAGTGTTATGAATTGATTCTTCTATCTGGGCAGAAAATGAATTAATCATTCTTATTTGCACCTCATGTAACAGTCCCTTTTAGGAAAGGTAGGAGTAGTTCATAAGTTTGGATCGGAAGCATCTAGCCTTTAGCATGAGTGTCTGgtctttgacatttattttctggaaaCTTATTTCTAACATAAGGCAATACTTGAAGACAGAAGACAGAAGCTCTTGAATTGCATAAGCTACCCAAATGTCAATACTCACCCCCCTCCAGTTTTGAGGAAAAGTAGCTAATTAAGGATATTTCTCATGCCAGAAGATTATCTGTTTTCTAAAACATTCGCAACCTTATGATGTCCTAGATTCTGAATatctaaatgaaggaaaaataagtcCTTGTTTTGAGCACAGCTAAGCCAGTAGAGAAAACCATGAAGGATGTGGAGGACTAAAATGGCATTGCCTTCTCTGAAAGAGGCTTTTAAGCCCTTTTTCTGCCTTTCAGTGAGCAGAGTGACCATAAAAATGGGAATTAACTGAGAAAATCTGGAAAACCTGGGTTGGATACTatttagattttccttttctccattttgctGGTGTTGAAAGAGGGCTAGCTTGGTGCTCCTGGAAAAGATGTTTATGAAGATTAAGCTTATGTTCTTAATGAAAAATGTCAGTGAGGTTATACTCAAACTGGAGATTCTCAAAGAATCAGTGTGTTCGGGCCGCACTGCCATAGGCTGGCACCAAGGTAGTCTGAGTGTCACAGGGCAGGGGAGCACCTAGGGGTGGTCTCTCCTTCTGTCCAGAGAGGAGCATCAGATCTCATTTGCTTGAAAATACCCCATTGGAGAGACTGCTCCCCACTCTCAGCTTGTGGAATGAATACATCTCAAAAGAAGCTGCCTTGCTGTTAGTTTTAATTGTGTACCTCGAAGGAATATTTCACTTCTTCTGAAGTCTTTAAATGAATCACAGCCTGCCATACTCTATACAACCATTGAatctctgcctttctttttctttctttctttctttctttctttctttctttctttttttttttttttttttttttgagacggagtcttactctgttgtccaggctggagtgcagtggtgcaatcttggctcactgcaagctcctccttccgggttcacgccaattctcttgcctcagcctcccaagtagttgggactacaggtacctgccaccacacccagctaattttttgtatttttagtagagg from Rhinopithecus roxellana isolate Shanxi Qingling chromosome 12, ASM756505v1, whole genome shotgun sequence encodes:
- the ANGPTL7 gene encoding angiopoietin-related protein 7 — its product is MLKKPLSAVTWLCIFIVAFVSHPAWLQKPSKRKTPAQLKAATCCEEVKELKAQVANLSSLLSELNKKQERDWVSVVMQVMELESNSKRMESRLTDAESKYSEMNNQIDIMQLQAAQTVTQTSADAIYDCSSLYQKNYRISGVYKLPPDDFLGSPELEVFCDMETSGGGWTIIQRRKSGLVSFYQDWKQYKQGFGSIRGDFWLGNEHIHRLSRQPTRLRVEMEDWEGNLRYAEYSHFVLGNELNSYRLFLGNYTGNVGNDALQYHNNTAFSTKDKDNDNCLDKCAQLRKGGYWYNCCTDSNLNGVYYRLGEHNKHLDGITWYGWHGSTYSLKRVEMKIRPEDFKP